The following coding sequences lie in one Spinacia oleracea cultivar Varoflay chromosome 1, BTI_SOV_V1, whole genome shotgun sequence genomic window:
- the LOC110804229 gene encoding protein PHYTOCHROME-DEPENDENT LATE-FLOWERING isoform X2 translates to MGVSFKISKRGTKFKPPKPVISESTLDIEDGQHSLEATRIPSKVDSAGKDEDAVGLSGSSMSSGRHHVSAEDEVSFILNLYPDGYSIGKPTENDSGIHAAFQEGSKMLHPYDRTSEGLFTAIESGRLPGSILDEIPCKYNEGALTCEVRDYRKCISDSKSNIPSSNGIATITKVRLKMSLENVVKDIPLMADDSWTYGDLMEVESQILKALQPKLCLDPKPKLDRLCKNPVSFKLDLGMRGLRKRRLRQIPEVTVTSNNRPHGKKICIDQAPESSSYRIGELGPTSGDVMLHVQDNIATQGIGNQRHMHDPILNATGASPAGQDMPISYADNMNSTVLGKMEGQEVQLSPYSNLAKRARLGSGGSDGVQHQQIGSFMDGLQVSDVQWRNQFMQQQPNARGFQYANPGLQRYPQLAGEGIASHNGVKLEKADPSFVKTDMQMMEVEGSHMDPRLQQRFQQHPLMRQGIQQASWSNLSQPVEKDFKKEDQFQKRKSIQSPRLSAGAAAQSPLTAKPSEVSCGSMGTPYAVSSAAAFGQFPREKSVVTSNPAGVRSASITSSANDSMQPQHQAQLAAKRRSNSLPKTPLISGVGSPVSVNNMGGPMNASSPSVSTQQPADPYTLERFAKIEMVAMRHQLNRKKNNKVDEYPMRQRSFSSTQELHKTLSKASNEEYVKDETSTSLSNSVVGGSVNVCKIRILTVQPQANMLPVPVRTRLIMSEKPNDGTVMMHYGELEVADCLNAEDHLPSLPNTHLADLLAMQFCTLMNREGYFTDDQVQPRPPRNTIPSNSQPNTPAVSSNNSAADMQQQQYPESGSGQKTSVETKPNISNSALNSTSNVMSSSGMLPPGNSQASQMSQAHLSGATMPSRMQQMDPQQPLQQLQQPQQSQQLPLQNQPSLMPQQPQFQRSPLVLPTNSMPQMNTFGQGASLPLGNHIGNKPSPLQLLQQQQQQSQAQAQAQAQAQAQLQRRMMMGLGPAMGMGNIGNMGLGGLANVMGIGGTRGMSGAGTAPMGPIAGIGGNMGQNPINMNQANAISQHLRSGSITTQQAQAAFVAQRLKLLQQQRGMVGGTQSGIAGMSGGVRQMQPGSSGLSMLSQSLNRGNISPMQRTAMGQMGTAKLMPGMNIPMNQQQQLHIQQLQQQQQQQQQGQQQHQQQQQQQQQQQQQQQQQQQQQHQQQQQQQQQQQHHQQQQQQQQQQQQLPQQQHMPQQEASSPLQAVVPPQQVGSPSTLGMPQPMNQQVTQQQASPQQMGQRTPMSPPLSSGHMHPMGNANQEACPASPALSSQTLGSVGSITNSPLDLQGVNKSNSVTNT, encoded by the exons ATGGGGGTTTCCTTCAAAATTTCTAAGAGAGGAACCAAGTTTAAGCCGCCGAAGCCTGTGATCTCGGAGTCAACTCTCGACATTGAAGATGGTCAACACTCGCTCGAGGCTACTAGAATTCCCTCCAAAGTCGATTCTGCT GGGAAAGATGAAGATGCAGTTGGACTTTCGGGTTCATCCATGTCATCTGGAAGACATCACGTTTCTGCTG AAGATGAAGTTTCCTTCATTTTGAATCTCTACCCTGATGGATATTCAATTGGAAAGCCCACAGag AATGATAGTGGGATTCATGCTGCCTTTCAAGAAGGTTCAAAGATGTTACATCCTTATGATCGGACCTCGGAGGGTCTCTTCACT GCCATCGAGTCTGGTCGGTTGCCTGGCAGTATTCTGGATGAAATACCGTGCAAGTATAATGAAGGTGCACTCACATGTGAG GTTCGCGATTACCGAAAATGCATCTCTGATTCCAAATCCAATATTCCATCAAGTAATGGTATTGCAACTATTACCAAGGTGCGTCTAAAGATGTCCTTGGAGAATGTTGTGAAGGATATTCCATTAATGGCTGATGATTCCTGGACTTATGGGGATTTGATG GAAGTAGAGTCACAAATACTAAAAGCACTGCAACCAAAGTTGTGTCTTGATCCAAAGCCTAAGTTGGACCGGCTTTGCAAGAATCCAGTTTCTTTTAAG CTTGACTTGGGTATGAGGGGATTGCGAAAGAGGAGATTGAGACAAATTCCAGAAGTTACTGTTACATCAAATAATCGGCCACACGGGAAGAAAATCTGCATAGATCAGGCACCTGAAAGTTCAAGCTACAGGATTGGAGAGCTGGGGCCAACATCAGGTGATGTGATGCTACATGTCCAAGATAATATAGCTACTCAAG GGATTGGGAACCAGAGACATATGCACGATCCTATTTTGAACGCGACCGGAGCCTCACCTGCTGGTCAGGATATGCCAATTTCATATGCTGATAATATGAACTCGACTGTTCTTGGGAAAATGGAAGGTCAAGAAGTGCAGTTGTCACCGTATTCCAATCTTGCTAAGAGGGCAAGGCTTGGATCTGGAGGTTCTGATGGTGTTCAGCACCAGCAAATTGGCTCTTTTATGGATGGCCTTCAAGTATCAGATGTGCAATGGAGGAATCAATTTATGCAACAGCAACCAAATGCAAGAGGGTTCCAGTATGCTAATCCTGGCTTGCAAAGGTATCCACAGCTAGCTGGTGAGGGGATCGCCAGTCACAATGGTGTGAAACTGGAGAAGGCAGACCCCAGTTTTGTCAAGACTGATATGCAGATGATGGAAGTTGAAGGTAGTCACATGGACCCTAGACTCCAACAAAGGTTTCAGCAACATCCGCTCATGAGACAAGGCATTCAACAGGCAAGCTGGAGTAATCTCAGCCAACCAGTTGAGAAAGATTTTAAAAAGGAAGATCAATttcaaaagagaaaatcaattCAGAGTCCGCGCCTTTCTGCCGGTGCTGCAGCTCAGTCACCATTAACAGCGAAACCTTCTGAGGTGTCTTGTGGTTCAATGGGGACACCTTATGCAGTTTCTTCAGCTGCTGCCTTTGGACAATTTCCAAGAGAAAAATCAGTTGTCACATCAAATCCAGCAGGTGTTCGCAGTGCATCAATAACATCAAGTGCCAATGATTCCATGCAACCTCAACATCAGGCACAACTTGCAGCAAAGAGAAGATCAAATTCCCTTCCCAAGACCCCGTTAATAAGTGGAGTTGGTTCTCCTGTCAGTGTCAATAATATGGGTGGTCCAATGAATGCATCTAGCCCATCTGTTAGTACCCAGCAACCAGCTGACCCATACACACTTGAGAGGTTTGCGAAGATTGAAATGGTAGCTATGAG GCATCAATTGAACCGTAAAAAGAATAATAAGGTTGATGAATACCCTATGAGACAACGGTCATTTTCTTCTACACAGGAACTTCATAAAACTCTTTCTAAAGCTTCTAATGAGGAGTATGTGAAAGATGAAACATCTACCAGCTTGTCAAATTCGGTGGTTGGTGGGAGCGTGAATGTGTGCAAGATAAGGATCTTGACTGTGCAGCCACAAG CGAATATGCTTCCAGTTCCAGTAAGAACAAGATTGATCATGTCCGAGAAGCCAAACGATGGTACTGTAATGATGCATTATGGAGAATTAGAAGTCGCAGATTGTCTCAATGCAGAAGATCACTTGCCTTCACTACCCAATACT CATTTGGCGGACTTGCTTGCAATGCAGTTTTGTACTTTG ATGAATCGTGAGGGCTACTTCACAGATGATCAAGTCCAACCTAGACCACCCCGTAATACTATTCCTTCAAATAGTCAACCTAACACACCTGCAGTCAGTTCTAATAATTCAGCGGCTGATATGCAGCAGCAGCAATATCCAGAATCAGGGTCTGGACAGAAAACATCAGTGGAAACCAAGCCAAACATTTCCAACTCCGCTCTGAATTCAACCTCGAATGTCATGTCAAGCTCTGGAATGCTCCCTCCTGGAAATTCACAAGCCTCACAGATGTCTCAGGCACATTTGTCTGGAGCCACAATGCCATCTAGAATGCAACAAATGGACCCGCAACAACCACTTCAGCAACTACAACAGCCCCAACAGTCGCAGCAATTGCCACTTCAAAATCAACCATCTTTGATGCCACAACAGCCACAGTTCCAGCGCTCTCCCCTCGTGTTACCAACCAATTCAATGCCGCAAATGAACACATTTGGGCAGGGTGCAAGCTTGCCATTGGGTAATCACATTGGTAATAAGCCTTCTCCTCTACAACTtttgcagcaacaacaacagcagtcACAGGCCCAGGCCCAAGCTCAAGCCCAAGCCCAGGCCCAATTGCAGCGCAGGATGATGATGGGGCTTGGGCCTGCTATGGGTATGGGGAACATTGGCAACATGGGTCTTGGGGGATTGGCTAATGTGATGGGGATTGGTGGAACAAGAGGAATGAGCGGAGCTGGAACCGCACCAATGGGTCCTATTGCAGGGATCGGGGGCAACATGGGGCAGAACCCAATTAACATGAACCAGGCAAATGCGATAAGCCAGCACCTTCGTTCTGGAAGTATTACCACTCAGCAAGCTCAAGCAGCGTTTGTTGCTCAGCGTTTAAAGCTGTTGCAACAACAAAGAGGTATGGTGGGAGGAACTCAATCTGGTATAGCTGGTATGTCAGGTGGTGTCCGACAGATGCAGCCAGGCTCTTCTGGACTCTCAATGCTGAGCCAATCTCTGAATAGAGGAAACATCAGCCCGATGCAACGGACTGCAATGGGCCAGATGGGCACGGCCAAATTAATGCCAGGTATGAATATTCCGATGAACCAGCAGCAGCAGTTGCATATCCAACAATTgcagcaacaacagcagcaacagcaacaaggccaacaacaacatcagcagcagcagcagcaacaacaacaacagcagcaacagcaacaacagcaacaacagcagcaacaccaacaacagcaacagcaacaacagcagcagcaacaccaccaacaacagcaacaacagcaacaacaacaacaacaattgccGCAGCAGCAGCACATGCCCCAACAAGAAGCCAGCTCCCCTCTGCAAGCTGTGGTTCCACCCCAGCAGGTGGGTTCACCTTCAACACTTGGAATGCCGCAGCCAATGAATCAACAGGTTACACAACAGCAGGCCAGCCCACAACAAATGGGGCAACGGACTCCAATGAGCCCACCGTTGAGTTCGGGGCACATGCATCCAATGGGTAATGCTAATCAAGAGGCATGCCCTGCGAGCCCGGCATTAAGCTCTCAAACCCTAGGCTCTGTTGGGAGCATAACAAATTCTCCTTTGGACTTGCAAGGAGTGAACAAGAGCAACTCTGTCACTAATACATAG
- the LOC110804248 gene encoding nuclear pore complex protein NUP107 isoform X1: protein MEYLPFSPGDESRGSFEEIIESVLSRSREIKVSKYDNSADVAEQHWLQSLDKAMTVQWLCFTPPSTVDDVETVGSRLLLRALMHSNILFREFTLISMWRVPAMPIGAHKLLSFLAEPLKQPTENLLAFEDHDVSDYLKEFSDWSEYYSCDATYRNWLQYELENAEVSPSKLSVEEKQKVIVAAQEALNSSLSLLLRKENPWLVPGENQIYDTTEPVVLELHATAILCLPSGECMCPDATLCATLMSALYSSVTEEVVLNR, encoded by the exons ATGGAGTATTTGCCGTTTTCTCCTGGAGATGAATCAAGAGGCAGCTTTGAAGAAATTATTGAGAG TGTATTGTCAAGATCTCGCGAAATCAAAGTTAGCAAGTATGATAACTCAGCAGATGTTGCAGAGCAACATTGGTTGCAATCACTTGATAAAGCTATGACTGTACAGTGGCTTTGCTTTACACCCCCATCAACAGTTGATGATGTTGAAACTGTTGGTTCCAGGCTTCTTCTACGAGCACTTATGCACAG TAACATACTCTTCCGAGAATTTACTTTAATATCCATGTGGAGGGTGCCAGCAATGCCCATAGGTGCTCATAAACTGCTTAGTTTTCTTGCTGAACCCTTGAAGCAACCCACTGAAAATCTTCTAGCTTTTGAGGATCATGATGTTTCCGACTACCTGAAGGAGTTCAGTGATTGG AGTGAGTACTACTCCTGTGATGCAACATACCGCAACTGGCTTCAATATGAACTGGAGAATGCGGAGGTTTCTCCCAGTAAGCTATCTGTGGAAGAAAAACAGAAAGTCATTGTAGCGGCACAAGAGGCACTCAACTCTTCACTGTCACTCCTACTGA GGAAGGAAAATCCTTGGTTGGTTCCAGGTGAAAATCAAATTTATGACACAACAGAACCTGTGGTCCTTGAATTGCACGCTACAGCGATATTGTGTTTGCCTTCTGGTGAATGCATGTGTCCGGATGCCACCTTATGTGCCACATTGATGAGTGCCCTCTACTCTTCGGTGACGGAGGAAGTTGTGTTAAATCGATAA
- the LOC110804248 gene encoding nuclear pore complex protein NUP107 isoform X2, with amino-acid sequence MAAGFKGEISRFQAGVTKEISRLDAWYSNADGSVKDQAAYIVRGLCRRCCLPELILRCMQMSVSLVELIEVPERHEELIELVACPETGFIRLFSQQQLQEFLLFEREYSICAMELQEERSMSAHEQLYQSQVRIPPPTCVIGLCWSREGEGLSLELHRSSS; translated from the exons ATGGCAGCGGGCTTTAAAG GTGAAATTTCTCGATTTCAAGCTGGTGTGACAAAGGAGATTTCACGACTGGATGCTTGGTATTCTAATGCTGACGGCTCCGTGAAAGATCAAGCTGCATACATTGTGCGTGGTCTTTGTCGCAGGTGTTGTCTTCCAGAACTGATTTTACGCTGCATGCAG ATGTCTGTTTCATTGGTGGAGTTGATTGAGGTTCCTGAGAGGCATGAAGAGTTGATTGAGCTTGTTGCGTGTCCGGAAACAGGATTTATTCGTTTATTCAGTCAACAGCAACTGCAG GAATTTTTGCTGTTTGAGAGAGAGTATTCAATATGCGCAATGGAGCTTCAGGAAGAACGCTCTATGAGCGCCCATGAACAGCTGTACCA GTCACAGGTTCGAATCCCTCCACCGACATGTGTTATAGGCCTTTGCTGGAGCAGGGAGGGGGAGGGCCTATCCTTAGAATTACACAGAAGCTCAAGCTAA
- the LOC110804248 gene encoding nuclear pore complex protein NUP107 isoform X4 — MAAGFKGEISRFQAGVTKEISRLDAWYSNADGSVKDQAAYIVRGLCRRCCLPELILRCMQMSVSLVELIEVPERHEELIELVACPETGFIRLFSQQQLQEFLLFEREYSICAMELQEERSMSAHEQLWLMLLEVRFLFSLMEE; from the exons ATGGCAGCGGGCTTTAAAG GTGAAATTTCTCGATTTCAAGCTGGTGTGACAAAGGAGATTTCACGACTGGATGCTTGGTATTCTAATGCTGACGGCTCCGTGAAAGATCAAGCTGCATACATTGTGCGTGGTCTTTGTCGCAGGTGTTGTCTTCCAGAACTGATTTTACGCTGCATGCAG ATGTCTGTTTCATTGGTGGAGTTGATTGAGGTTCCTGAGAGGCATGAAGAGTTGATTGAGCTTGTTGCGTGTCCGGAAACAGGATTTATTCGTTTATTCAGTCAACAGCAACTGCAG GAATTTTTGCTGTTTGAGAGAGAGTATTCAATATGCGCAATGGAGCTTCAGGAAGAACGCTCTATGAGCGCCCATGAACAGCT GTGGTTGATGCTGTTGGAGGTAAGGTTCCTGTTCTCCTTGATGGAGGAGTGA
- the LOC110804229 gene encoding protein PHYTOCHROME-DEPENDENT LATE-FLOWERING isoform X1 gives MGVSFKISKRGTKFKPPKPVISESTLDIEDGQHSLEATRIPSKVDSAQGKDEDAVGLSGSSMSSGRHHVSAEDEVSFILNLYPDGYSIGKPTENDSGIHAAFQEGSKMLHPYDRTSEGLFTAIESGRLPGSILDEIPCKYNEGALTCEVRDYRKCISDSKSNIPSSNGIATITKVRLKMSLENVVKDIPLMADDSWTYGDLMEVESQILKALQPKLCLDPKPKLDRLCKNPVSFKLDLGMRGLRKRRLRQIPEVTVTSNNRPHGKKICIDQAPESSSYRIGELGPTSGDVMLHVQDNIATQGIGNQRHMHDPILNATGASPAGQDMPISYADNMNSTVLGKMEGQEVQLSPYSNLAKRARLGSGGSDGVQHQQIGSFMDGLQVSDVQWRNQFMQQQPNARGFQYANPGLQRYPQLAGEGIASHNGVKLEKADPSFVKTDMQMMEVEGSHMDPRLQQRFQQHPLMRQGIQQASWSNLSQPVEKDFKKEDQFQKRKSIQSPRLSAGAAAQSPLTAKPSEVSCGSMGTPYAVSSAAAFGQFPREKSVVTSNPAGVRSASITSSANDSMQPQHQAQLAAKRRSNSLPKTPLISGVGSPVSVNNMGGPMNASSPSVSTQQPADPYTLERFAKIEMVAMRHQLNRKKNNKVDEYPMRQRSFSSTQELHKTLSKASNEEYVKDETSTSLSNSVVGGSVNVCKIRILTVQPQANMLPVPVRTRLIMSEKPNDGTVMMHYGELEVADCLNAEDHLPSLPNTHLADLLAMQFCTLMNREGYFTDDQVQPRPPRNTIPSNSQPNTPAVSSNNSAADMQQQQYPESGSGQKTSVETKPNISNSALNSTSNVMSSSGMLPPGNSQASQMSQAHLSGATMPSRMQQMDPQQPLQQLQQPQQSQQLPLQNQPSLMPQQPQFQRSPLVLPTNSMPQMNTFGQGASLPLGNHIGNKPSPLQLLQQQQQQSQAQAQAQAQAQAQLQRRMMMGLGPAMGMGNIGNMGLGGLANVMGIGGTRGMSGAGTAPMGPIAGIGGNMGQNPINMNQANAISQHLRSGSITTQQAQAAFVAQRLKLLQQQRGMVGGTQSGIAGMSGGVRQMQPGSSGLSMLSQSLNRGNISPMQRTAMGQMGTAKLMPGMNIPMNQQQQLHIQQLQQQQQQQQQGQQQHQQQQQQQQQQQQQQQQQQQQQHQQQQQQQQQQQHHQQQQQQQQQQQQLPQQQHMPQQEASSPLQAVVPPQQVGSPSTLGMPQPMNQQVTQQQASPQQMGQRTPMSPPLSSGHMHPMGNANQEACPASPALSSQTLGSVGSITNSPLDLQGVNKSNSVTNT, from the exons ATGGGGGTTTCCTTCAAAATTTCTAAGAGAGGAACCAAGTTTAAGCCGCCGAAGCCTGTGATCTCGGAGTCAACTCTCGACATTGAAGATGGTCAACACTCGCTCGAGGCTACTAGAATTCCCTCCAAAGTCGATTCTGCT CAGGGGAAAGATGAAGATGCAGTTGGACTTTCGGGTTCATCCATGTCATCTGGAAGACATCACGTTTCTGCTG AAGATGAAGTTTCCTTCATTTTGAATCTCTACCCTGATGGATATTCAATTGGAAAGCCCACAGag AATGATAGTGGGATTCATGCTGCCTTTCAAGAAGGTTCAAAGATGTTACATCCTTATGATCGGACCTCGGAGGGTCTCTTCACT GCCATCGAGTCTGGTCGGTTGCCTGGCAGTATTCTGGATGAAATACCGTGCAAGTATAATGAAGGTGCACTCACATGTGAG GTTCGCGATTACCGAAAATGCATCTCTGATTCCAAATCCAATATTCCATCAAGTAATGGTATTGCAACTATTACCAAGGTGCGTCTAAAGATGTCCTTGGAGAATGTTGTGAAGGATATTCCATTAATGGCTGATGATTCCTGGACTTATGGGGATTTGATG GAAGTAGAGTCACAAATACTAAAAGCACTGCAACCAAAGTTGTGTCTTGATCCAAAGCCTAAGTTGGACCGGCTTTGCAAGAATCCAGTTTCTTTTAAG CTTGACTTGGGTATGAGGGGATTGCGAAAGAGGAGATTGAGACAAATTCCAGAAGTTACTGTTACATCAAATAATCGGCCACACGGGAAGAAAATCTGCATAGATCAGGCACCTGAAAGTTCAAGCTACAGGATTGGAGAGCTGGGGCCAACATCAGGTGATGTGATGCTACATGTCCAAGATAATATAGCTACTCAAG GGATTGGGAACCAGAGACATATGCACGATCCTATTTTGAACGCGACCGGAGCCTCACCTGCTGGTCAGGATATGCCAATTTCATATGCTGATAATATGAACTCGACTGTTCTTGGGAAAATGGAAGGTCAAGAAGTGCAGTTGTCACCGTATTCCAATCTTGCTAAGAGGGCAAGGCTTGGATCTGGAGGTTCTGATGGTGTTCAGCACCAGCAAATTGGCTCTTTTATGGATGGCCTTCAAGTATCAGATGTGCAATGGAGGAATCAATTTATGCAACAGCAACCAAATGCAAGAGGGTTCCAGTATGCTAATCCTGGCTTGCAAAGGTATCCACAGCTAGCTGGTGAGGGGATCGCCAGTCACAATGGTGTGAAACTGGAGAAGGCAGACCCCAGTTTTGTCAAGACTGATATGCAGATGATGGAAGTTGAAGGTAGTCACATGGACCCTAGACTCCAACAAAGGTTTCAGCAACATCCGCTCATGAGACAAGGCATTCAACAGGCAAGCTGGAGTAATCTCAGCCAACCAGTTGAGAAAGATTTTAAAAAGGAAGATCAATttcaaaagagaaaatcaattCAGAGTCCGCGCCTTTCTGCCGGTGCTGCAGCTCAGTCACCATTAACAGCGAAACCTTCTGAGGTGTCTTGTGGTTCAATGGGGACACCTTATGCAGTTTCTTCAGCTGCTGCCTTTGGACAATTTCCAAGAGAAAAATCAGTTGTCACATCAAATCCAGCAGGTGTTCGCAGTGCATCAATAACATCAAGTGCCAATGATTCCATGCAACCTCAACATCAGGCACAACTTGCAGCAAAGAGAAGATCAAATTCCCTTCCCAAGACCCCGTTAATAAGTGGAGTTGGTTCTCCTGTCAGTGTCAATAATATGGGTGGTCCAATGAATGCATCTAGCCCATCTGTTAGTACCCAGCAACCAGCTGACCCATACACACTTGAGAGGTTTGCGAAGATTGAAATGGTAGCTATGAG GCATCAATTGAACCGTAAAAAGAATAATAAGGTTGATGAATACCCTATGAGACAACGGTCATTTTCTTCTACACAGGAACTTCATAAAACTCTTTCTAAAGCTTCTAATGAGGAGTATGTGAAAGATGAAACATCTACCAGCTTGTCAAATTCGGTGGTTGGTGGGAGCGTGAATGTGTGCAAGATAAGGATCTTGACTGTGCAGCCACAAG CGAATATGCTTCCAGTTCCAGTAAGAACAAGATTGATCATGTCCGAGAAGCCAAACGATGGTACTGTAATGATGCATTATGGAGAATTAGAAGTCGCAGATTGTCTCAATGCAGAAGATCACTTGCCTTCACTACCCAATACT CATTTGGCGGACTTGCTTGCAATGCAGTTTTGTACTTTG ATGAATCGTGAGGGCTACTTCACAGATGATCAAGTCCAACCTAGACCACCCCGTAATACTATTCCTTCAAATAGTCAACCTAACACACCTGCAGTCAGTTCTAATAATTCAGCGGCTGATATGCAGCAGCAGCAATATCCAGAATCAGGGTCTGGACAGAAAACATCAGTGGAAACCAAGCCAAACATTTCCAACTCCGCTCTGAATTCAACCTCGAATGTCATGTCAAGCTCTGGAATGCTCCCTCCTGGAAATTCACAAGCCTCACAGATGTCTCAGGCACATTTGTCTGGAGCCACAATGCCATCTAGAATGCAACAAATGGACCCGCAACAACCACTTCAGCAACTACAACAGCCCCAACAGTCGCAGCAATTGCCACTTCAAAATCAACCATCTTTGATGCCACAACAGCCACAGTTCCAGCGCTCTCCCCTCGTGTTACCAACCAATTCAATGCCGCAAATGAACACATTTGGGCAGGGTGCAAGCTTGCCATTGGGTAATCACATTGGTAATAAGCCTTCTCCTCTACAACTtttgcagcaacaacaacagcagtcACAGGCCCAGGCCCAAGCTCAAGCCCAAGCCCAGGCCCAATTGCAGCGCAGGATGATGATGGGGCTTGGGCCTGCTATGGGTATGGGGAACATTGGCAACATGGGTCTTGGGGGATTGGCTAATGTGATGGGGATTGGTGGAACAAGAGGAATGAGCGGAGCTGGAACCGCACCAATGGGTCCTATTGCAGGGATCGGGGGCAACATGGGGCAGAACCCAATTAACATGAACCAGGCAAATGCGATAAGCCAGCACCTTCGTTCTGGAAGTATTACCACTCAGCAAGCTCAAGCAGCGTTTGTTGCTCAGCGTTTAAAGCTGTTGCAACAACAAAGAGGTATGGTGGGAGGAACTCAATCTGGTATAGCTGGTATGTCAGGTGGTGTCCGACAGATGCAGCCAGGCTCTTCTGGACTCTCAATGCTGAGCCAATCTCTGAATAGAGGAAACATCAGCCCGATGCAACGGACTGCAATGGGCCAGATGGGCACGGCCAAATTAATGCCAGGTATGAATATTCCGATGAACCAGCAGCAGCAGTTGCATATCCAACAATTgcagcaacaacagcagcaacagcaacaaggccaacaacaacatcagcagcagcagcagcaacaacaacaacagcagcaacagcaacaacagcaacaacagcagcaacaccaacaacagcaacagcaacaacagcagcagcaacaccaccaacaacagcaacaacagcaacaacaacaacaacaattgccGCAGCAGCAGCACATGCCCCAACAAGAAGCCAGCTCCCCTCTGCAAGCTGTGGTTCCACCCCAGCAGGTGGGTTCACCTTCAACACTTGGAATGCCGCAGCCAATGAATCAACAGGTTACACAACAGCAGGCCAGCCCACAACAAATGGGGCAACGGACTCCAATGAGCCCACCGTTGAGTTCGGGGCACATGCATCCAATGGGTAATGCTAATCAAGAGGCATGCCCTGCGAGCCCGGCATTAAGCTCTCAAACCCTAGGCTCTGTTGGGAGCATAACAAATTCTCCTTTGGACTTGCAAGGAGTGAACAAGAGCAACTCTGTCACTAATACATAG
- the LOC110804248 gene encoding nuclear pore complex protein NUP107 isoform X3, translating to MAAGFKGEISRFQAGVTKEISRLDAWYSNADGSVKDQAAYIVRGLCRRCCLPELILRCMQMSVSLVELIEVPERHEELIELVACPETGFIRLFSQQQLQEFLLFEREYSICAMELQEERSMSAHEQLYQWLMLLEVRFLFSLMEE from the exons ATGGCAGCGGGCTTTAAAG GTGAAATTTCTCGATTTCAAGCTGGTGTGACAAAGGAGATTTCACGACTGGATGCTTGGTATTCTAATGCTGACGGCTCCGTGAAAGATCAAGCTGCATACATTGTGCGTGGTCTTTGTCGCAGGTGTTGTCTTCCAGAACTGATTTTACGCTGCATGCAG ATGTCTGTTTCATTGGTGGAGTTGATTGAGGTTCCTGAGAGGCATGAAGAGTTGATTGAGCTTGTTGCGTGTCCGGAAACAGGATTTATTCGTTTATTCAGTCAACAGCAACTGCAG GAATTTTTGCTGTTTGAGAGAGAGTATTCAATATGCGCAATGGAGCTTCAGGAAGAACGCTCTATGAGCGCCCATGAACAGCTGTACCA GTGGTTGATGCTGTTGGAGGTAAGGTTCCTGTTCTCCTTGATGGAGGAGTGA